A DNA window from Litorivicinus lipolyticus contains the following coding sequences:
- the flgL gene encoding flagellar hook-associated protein FlgL — MNRLSTAAFFQRSIDQMTSATQRLEKAQSQVATGKRLQTAADDPIGAPIAVALRQAMARRENFDANIESARRTLNATESSLNAIETAIMRSRDLALNAGDGTLSDTDRGAIAVELRLRIDEIMNQMNAQDASGDFLYSGFKTKTQPFVRQPDGTVQFAGDGGVREMQIGSNLSVNDRISGRNTFTRIPAPTAAAATLVGAGLSLQGPVISDASDFAAVGGDNLELTFSSATEFTVKLDGVAVEVLVDGSPVAAGSNASFSSGATISIQGASIELSGTPAAGNTVTVTTAASGQQDLASGIDALADRLEAGSTGFAGQFISSDIQATVSFLDSAMDKLNAMRSQVGVSLNVLDSAQQSNQLESIIDQEHLGKIENADLAQAISEMTLAQTTLQASQQTFARISSLSLFNYLN; from the coding sequence ATGAATAGACTCTCGACGGCCGCATTCTTTCAACGCTCGATCGACCAAATGACCTCGGCCACCCAACGACTGGAAAAAGCACAGTCCCAAGTGGCTACGGGCAAACGCTTGCAGACCGCTGCGGATGACCCTATCGGGGCGCCTATCGCGGTCGCACTGCGTCAGGCGATGGCGCGGCGCGAGAATTTTGACGCCAACATCGAAAGTGCTCGGCGTACTTTGAATGCCACCGAAAGCAGCCTTAATGCGATCGAGACCGCGATCATGCGTTCGCGTGACCTGGCGTTAAACGCGGGCGACGGCACATTAAGTGATACCGACCGGGGCGCGATCGCGGTTGAATTGCGGTTACGAATCGACGAAATCATGAATCAAATGAACGCCCAAGACGCCAGTGGCGATTTCCTGTACAGCGGGTTCAAGACCAAGACCCAGCCTTTTGTTCGCCAACCCGATGGCACCGTGCAGTTCGCCGGGGACGGGGGTGTCCGTGAAATGCAGATCGGCTCCAATTTGTCGGTCAATGACCGAATCAGCGGTCGCAATACCTTTACGCGGATCCCTGCGCCAACCGCGGCAGCCGCAACCTTGGTGGGCGCGGGCCTTAGCCTGCAAGGCCCGGTTATCAGCGACGCCAGCGATTTTGCGGCGGTCGGGGGCGATAACCTTGAGCTTACTTTTTCCTCGGCGACGGAATTCACCGTCAAACTGGATGGGGTTGCGGTCGAGGTGTTGGTTGACGGCAGCCCGGTTGCAGCGGGCAGCAACGCATCATTTTCCAGCGGCGCGACCATCTCGATTCAGGGCGCATCGATCGAATTGTCCGGCACGCCCGCGGCCGGCAACACTGTGACCGTCACCACCGCAGCCAGCGGCCAGCAGGACCTGGCGTCTGGAATAGACGCACTGGCTGATCGTTTGGAGGCCGGATCAACTGGTTTTGCTGGGCAGTTTATCAGCAGTGACATTCAAGCCACGGTCAGCTTTTTGGACAGTGCGATGGATAAACTGAACGCCATGCGCAGCCAGGTCGGCGTGTCGCTGAACGTGTTGGACTCCGCTCAACAAAGCAACCAACTGGAGAGCATTATCGACCAAGAGCATTTGGGCAAAATTGAAAATGCTGACCTGGCCCAAGCGATCAGCGAGATGACGCTGGCGCAAACAACACTGCAAGCCTCACAGCAGACCTTTGCACGAATCAGCTCGTTGTCGTTGTTCAATTACCTGAACTAG
- a CDS encoding flagellin N-terminal helical domain-containing protein: MALYIGTNSASLSAQRSLISSQNNLQTSFERLSSGSRINSAADDAAGLAIASRLKAQASGLQVAQRNAANGVSLVETADSALGTMTDLLTRGRDLVLQYSDGTLSASDKTAIDAELTDINTELERVRTKTSFAGVDLLNGAVTTGLGGTSVSIGIDAAGTTVAVALDTAFDGMTFASTDALSNSKTVAAIDTLIDEVNAQRASFGALANTFQSAIENLAAVEQGVTAAAGRIMDTDFARESAELAKNQILQQAGTSILAQANQSTQSVLSLLQ, encoded by the coding sequence ATGGCACTATACATCGGCACTAACTCTGCAAGCTTATCCGCACAACGCTCGCTGATCTCGTCACAAAACAATCTGCAAACCAGCTTTGAACGTCTGTCATCCGGCAGTCGTATCAACAGTGCGGCCGACGATGCCGCGGGCTTGGCGATCGCAAGCCGCTTAAAGGCACAGGCCAGCGGATTGCAGGTAGCACAGCGCAATGCCGCCAACGGCGTGAGCTTAGTCGAGACCGCTGACTCAGCCCTGGGCACAATGACGGACCTGTTGACCCGGGGCCGGGACTTGGTACTTCAATACTCAGACGGCACCTTAAGCGCATCGGACAAAACCGCAATTGACGCCGAACTGACGGACATCAACACCGAGTTGGAGCGCGTGCGCACTAAAACCAGTTTCGCAGGGGTCGACCTGTTAAACGGAGCGGTCACCACCGGTTTGGGTGGCACCAGCGTCAGCATTGGTATCGATGCGGCTGGCACGACCGTTGCCGTGGCCTTGGACACAGCCTTTGACGGTATGACCTTCGCTTCCACCGACGCCCTCAGCAACTCCAAAACTGTGGCTGCGATCGACACCTTGATCGATGAGGTCAACGCGCAACGTGCAAGTTTCGGCGCGCTGGCGAACACCTTTCAATCGGCGATTGAAAACTTGGCAGCCGTTGAACAGGGCGTGACTGCCGCCGCCGGCCGCATCATGGACACCGACTTTGCCCGTGAATCGGCGGAACTGGCAAAAAACCAGATCCTTCAGCAGGCGGGCACATCGATCCTTGCCCAGGCCAACCAATCAACGCAATCGGTGCTGTCGCTGCTTCAGTAA